TCGATTTGCAGAAATGTTcattaaacaaagaatGCAACCTACCAGAGCCTCGACCTGCGAGATAGCCTTGTTGCGATATTCGTTGAAGTGATCTTCGCAAAAATGGCATTTTAACTTGCATCAAATCGACACCTTCAGTGATATGAGAAATGGCATAGCTATCAACATAGTACATAAATGCCTTCGCaggattttcaaaatcgtGCATCGTTAAGTCTGCCGGAAGAAGTTGTTGGATACAAAGTCGCTTTTCCAATGGGTACCATCGcatattaaatattttactttcaGGAGCGAGTATTGATTCCACATGGTTCCTATATACCATTTGCTCTCTAGGCGTGGTAACTGAATTGGCGCCATCAGATTCGAATAATAAAAGTAGTTGGCCCAGTTTGGGATCAAGCAATATCTCATGAATACGATAAAATATAACTTTGAGTAACCGTTCTATAGAGCAAATCATGTAGCAAGTTTcattattgaatttttgcaaatattTTCGGAATTCGAGACGGGAACAAGAAcctttcaaatatttttcacagatattcaaaatattcTCGTAACCCCCTGTGCTTGAAGCATATATAGTCGAAGATTCAACAAACAACTTGATATGCTCTAGCCGAGAATAGCAGACACATATCAATCTAAACAGAACATACATTGTAGCAttcccaaaaaaattgtagcCAATTATGTTTTTCGACTCTTCACCAAGAAATTTAGATTTCGAATGATTTTCAACATCGTCAGGATGTATATCACTCATAGTTTCATCTTCAGTTTGAGTTTCATCGGTTTGAAAACTCACATTGGTGTTATTACTATTATCAGCACTTTCGGGACgaataaatattttgcttAAACCATCTCTGTGTTTTTTAACCGATTCAATATTTTCAGAAGCAAGGTTAGTCTCAAGTGCTTCGCGAGGTAGCGGAATGCCAAAAAATTGCGATAATAAAGCTTTCAAAACAGCACTAATTCGACCCTTGTCAGCgtatgaataaaaagaagagttTGTTAACTGAGCATCACTTAGCCgcaaaatattcaaaaatatgagACTATCACATAAAACTTGGGTAAACTGAAACCCCAACTTGGCCCCATCGATCCGATGCTTTTGTCGTTGATAAATGTCATCAATATCGCGAAGAATACGGCTATAAGATAATCCTCTACGGTCTCTCCCTTCTATTCTGCAATATCTGTCGTCAAATGCTGCTTGagcatttttcttttcgatTTGCCGCCAAATTTTACTCCACTCTCGCTTGCTTCGTCTCCATTCTTGATCTTTGGTTTTAATACGTTTCAGAAGTACAGGAGCCGCAGTGggtaattttttaaataaagtgTCAAGAGCCAAATTTGCATGCTCTTTGCCATAAACGATTATAAGGGCGTTCTTAATTATTCGTTTTGATCGCTCGAGTTCTTGAAGGGCGGTTTCTAAATGCTCGTGAATCGTCGGCTCACAAAAGTTTGCAAGTATTTTTATAGCAGACTCGGTAGTATTCAAAACTCTATCGTAATCATACCGTTCGTCTTCTACTAGTTGCAATGCCTGTAGGTACTGATTTTCATGATgcattatatttttgacATGGGATGGTTTGGGAGCTACAGAAATATAATCGTCATTCAAAACAGAATTGTCCAAATCATCACGACCTGAGCATTTGTCCTGTTTCCAGGAATCCGGAAGTTTGCGATAAGTCAGTGAAATGCACTCAAAAGTTTCTGGTAAATAAACACGTTCGTCCACCGGTTCGTTTTTTACAAGTATTGGGTTATCACTCCACCTAATAAATTCGGAAAACCACAATGTCAAATTATCATTTCTAacaagttttgaaaaagaatttaataattctgTTTTATCCAATAACTTTTCCCGataaagatgaagaagctCAAGGAACTTGTGAAAGGCTAAAGTGTCAGGTAAATGCTGTCTAATCGTTGTGAAGGCTAGTAATTCTTCCTGGGTAGCAGCATAAGGGGACGTGGGAGCAGTGATTTTTTGCGGATATACATGAAGGGAATAAGAGTTCAATGGCTCTTCAGCAGTTTGTCGATACATCCTCGAGGTTTTAGATATCGATCTACTGATTTGGGCAGAATGAGCCGGtcgatttcttttttcacgTACAGGTGCAGAAGGGGGAAGACTGAAATTCCCAACCGGAGGAAGACGGTTTGGAGATTTCTGAACATTAGGGGTGGATGGCTCAGTTGAATCAACATTATcaggaagaaaaagtttaaacTCCTCCAACAAATCTGGtgaatctttaaaaatttcagcGACCCTCGCACGCACTTCAAAAATCGACTTTTGTGCTTTCTGATAAGTGCGCAAAACACCTAAAAATTCCATGTACGTGTCGGAATTTGGTGGATAACGAGCCTTAACTTTGTTCATATAAGCAATCGCATAGTTAAAATCTACCCGAGGCTTCTCGTTTTCAGTACTGGAAACTAAATTTGGAGCAGATGGCTGAGGTTGAGAGTCAGTAGGACTAGTGGATTCCATTGTTCGCTGATCTTCATTAGATGGAGCCACGGGCAATGTACTTTGGACGCCCTGCTGGGGAAGTGGGTGCATAGGAGTACCTACACGTACAACACTAGTGTTTGAAGAGTCCAATTGTACTTCTATTTTGTAACCGGATGGAAGAAACGTGTTAAAGCCTTCAATAAGTTGAGGGTAACCGTTAAACAACTCTGATACACGATTAATAACTCCCAAGGTGTCAAGCGCCTGAGATTTGAAATCGCGCataatttccaaaaatcgATTGTAAATTTCTCGGCGttcagaaaaataatattttactaaCTCAAGATAGGAAAGCGCATCGTTCACATCCAAAGGACGATTAGAAGAAGAACTTAATCCTTCTGCATTTTGTGAAGAAATGGAGCCATCTTTACCAGAAATCGATGATAAGGCGAGCGAGGAAACTATggtttttcctttttcgtAATCATCGCGAGTTACACTTCTTTCCGATAAAATctgtttgttttcaacAGGTTCAGTAGCTACGCCATTATCTTTTCCATCACCATTGTGCAAAGAGGTGTTTACAGGTGACTGGGATTGAGACGGTGACGCTTTTGGTAAATGGTTTTTATCAGATTGTGTCTCAACTTTGTCGCCTATAATATTAGCATTTGTTAAAAACGAACCTCATAAACCAAGATTGTTTCTCGAAATGATGTTTCGCAGAAGAAGCATGTAAAAACTTACCAGGATTGTCGCGTTCTGAGTCGACAGGCACATTCATTACATCCATGGTTAAAAACTCATAAATGCAACAGAAATGACTGCTTTATCTCGATAGTTGCAGTCTTGCAATGTCTGAATCGCGTTACGGGAAAGGTAAGATTGGTTTGTTGTGTTTGACACAAGTAAATGTCATCACGTAACGTGCGTGCTACACACACCTGCCTACCTTAACTAATTTCCAAAACATCAGCAGTTGAgttgaatttaaaaatcattaatttcattcTTTGATTAGagtaaagaattttaattCATGTTTATTGTGTCAAGAAATTCTGacatcaattttttagtcGTTTCCTTGCCCCATCTAGCATCTTTGACTGTTCGTTACTTTTGAACgttgaaaaaatactatACCCTTTTGCTCATTATTCTCATTTTACGGAGTACGCAGTACAAATTATGGCGCTGCATCTCCTGTACGTTCTCATAGGCTACGCACGCGTTGCATGGCTACCTCGTTACTATGGCATCTGCTTCGTAAACAAACATCGTTTctaaatttgtaaacaatgaaatCAGTAACAATTTCGAATGGAATAAAAGCAAGCTGTGGTCCATCATTCTGCTTGTTCTGAGGCTTTGGTATTGATCGTCTTAAGCCCTCTAAAAGCAAGGAATTATCGCTATCTGgaaaatttataatatcAAACAACCCAAACacttttattcatttcttGCTTTgtggaaatttttgaaagcatCAACATGAGTTTTCAGAATCCCAGCTATATTAATGCTAAACACCGGTCCTTCTTGCAACCTAAGGACACTCAAGATTCGCAGGATTTACGAAACTGGGTCAGTCACAGTAGTGTAGATGAAGAAACAGCATATTCTAGTTCGACCCTCAGTTCGAGTTCTTCTAAAAGCTTTCCTTGTTACGATGAGTATGATGAGATAAAATCTCCTGACGATCAAAAAGTCGAGTATATGAAGACGTTAAGGACCTTGGAAGAAGATGCTTTTTCTTACACAGATTCAGTTTACGATTTTGAGGAGCGTTCATTTGATGAACACGAGCCACCTATCCCTCCACTTCACAAAACTGGAGTTTTTAGCGTTCCTCTTCAACCAACCCATACTGTGAATAGTAACTCAGACGACGGTTATGAAAATTCCTCCAAGAATGAGTATCTGGACTTTAATTCAGAAATCTCTGCTTCGCCCGTCAATGAACCAATGACGCACAGTCAGTCATACACCTCGATTGATCGCTTGAATTCATCAAGTTCGCACTATTCCAAAGATGTTCCATTATTATGTGGAAGCCTGACTATTGATTGCCCAACGCCAATAGACTTACGTGGCATGCTTGGTCCAtttatgcaaaaaaacCCCGATGAAGCAAGTTTCCTGCGGTATTCGGCCATTACCTGCCAACCAGAAGATATGAATAATAATGGGCTTCAACTACGAACATGGTCCACGGGTCGCGACATTCAAATTGCTGTTTGTCTAACACTTAGCGATGAGGATTTGGCATCTTTTGCCATTTCTCTTTCTAGTATCatgaataatttaaaacatcTTTGCTCACGGTCTAAGTCGCGGGTATGGGGAAATGAGAGTTGGGAAAAGGTTTTAGTATGTGTCGTAATTGATGGCCGTAACACTGTTCACCAAAACGTCTTGGACTTGCTTGCATCTATAGGAGTGTATCAACCTCACATTGCTAAAGGGAGAGTAAACGGAAAAAGAACTTTATCCCATATGTATGAATTCACAAGTACCATCAACGTTGATGAGAAACTCAATCTTACAACAGCGACTGGTGACGGAAACGTTCCAATGCAGATGTTACTCTGTGTTAAGGACCGTCGTCTAGGCACTTATAACTCGCATCGCTGGTTTTTAAATGGTATAGCATCGCTTGCTCGTCCCAAGGTTTGTCTCTTTGTTCGTAACGGTGCAAGGCTTGGCCCAACATCTATTTATCATGCGTGGAAAGCTTTTGATGTTGATTCCACTATTGGAGGAATGTGTGGTAAAACTTCGATTGATACAGGAAAGTTTGGCTTTAGACTGTTAAATCCATTCATTGCTTCTCAACATTTTGACCAAATGATCCATAACAATCTTCGCTTACCGTACGACAGCTGCATGGGTTATATTTCAAATGCGCTTAACGCAATTTATGGATTTCGATACGTCGCTTTGCAAGATTCATATCCAAACCCTGGACCACTAGCCGATTATTTCGAGCAAGACCAATATGAAATTCCTAGGAGAGGTATCTTACAATCCAATGCTTTTTTGGCACAAGAACAACTCCTTTTCTGGAAAGTAATCACCCGAAAAGATGCAAAATGGCATTTGCAATATGTACCTGAAGCTTGTGCTACTATTGAAGCGCCCAATTCAATGGCTGGAATACTAGAGTCTAAAAAATCTGAAATTAACAGTAGCTTTAGTCTTGCTGTCTATGTTAtagttgattttttttctttatggACTACCCGGCACAAGTTCTTTCGATTCCTTTTGCTCACCGTTCAATCGCTCGTCTTTGCAATTGAGAAGTTGGtgaattttttctcaatggcaaatttctttttggcCTTCTACTTTGTATGCAATGCCACTTCATACAGCTCATTGAATCCGTATGGTAATTGGGCCCGACCTTTATTTCTGGTTTTCGAATATATTctaatttgtttaattttttcacaGTTTATGCTAGCAATGGGCAATCGACCACGGAGGTATGaatgtttgttttaaaaatttctcatATTAACTAATTGTTTAGCTGTCGAGTTTTACTGTTCATTAGTACTGCATTGTTTTCCATTATTATGAtttatttcgttttttgtgttttttatatttcattGATACCATTACACAACTCAGATAATTctgaaattgttttagGCAACAATTATTTCACGACCttaattttctcttctttattaattCTAGCATGTTATGCTTTCGtttctttaatttgtatggatcctttttttatctttactTGTATTGTGCAATACATTCTGCTGATGCCAACTCGCATTTATACTGAGCAAATATATGCACTTTGTCATCTTGATGATGCTTCAATTTCGAAGGATGATAACCAGCaagaatttaattttgacACAGGTATTACCCATTGTTCAATGAACGACGAAGGCTATACTACAATCAGTATTCCAAAAGCCAACGTGTTGAATTCTGTATATAActcttctttaaaaaatttcagttCTTCTAATGATACTTCGGTTTATCACGATGTTCAGGACCATTGCTATCGGAAGCCACAATCCTATGAGGATCACTACCAAGACATTCGTACTCGTTATGTGCTAGTTTGGGCTGTAAGCAACTTAATTTTAGCCATTGTTCTGATTCAGGTATTCGATGGCATGcgttttattaataatggCTACATGAAGTATATATTTTGGAGTATCGTAGCCTTCACTGCTTGGAAAACCATGGGAGCTGTTACATTCATAGCTACCAAGATCATTTCACGAATTGCTAATTGTGTGAAATCAAAActttacatttttaatgatCCTTAATGATACAACTAAATTTATCttgtaaatatttcttCTATGACcgatattttaaaatgaaacaatgTAGGGGATTTATAGTAATTTCAATTACTATACAAGTTTTCGATTGTTAATCTAGTTGTTTCGTTCCAAAAAGATAGTGCTTCCTTCTAAAACCTCGTTTTTAACGCATTTGTCCGAATCAAAAGTATTATCAACGATGCTTAAAGTTTTGCATTTCTTGATAAGACTTTGAATACTGGCAGATTCCGAAGTAATGAGTTTGGAATGTTCTTCATCAGGATGAATGTATACCACAGCATCTGATTTGATTCCATTTTCAGCCATCATTGAACGAGTAGAGTGAACGACAGTAATGATAGACTCGTAATATTTAGCAGCTATCTCGTTAGAATAGTCTACCCTTTCAACTGGGAAAGCAGCTTTAACGATAGTCTGAGTTTTGTCTCCAGGACGACGAGGAAGTCTCTGCCACATCTCTTCAGTAACGTATGGCATAAAAGGATGCATTAAACGAAGAGCGTTGTCAAGGACAGTATAGAGGGTTTGCTTAGCAGATTCTTGTTGTACCTCTGTACCATCACTTAGAAGGTATTTTGAGTTCTCAATGTAAACATCACAAAGTTCATACAACCAAAATTGGTGAACAGCTGAAGTAGCTTGAAGGAAGTTCATTTCTTCCATGTTTTTGTTCATAGCGGCTGCTGCGATGTTCAAGCGGTGGAAAATCCACTTTTCTACAAGTGATTCATTACCAGTAAGATCGGCAGTCTTGTTAGGAACGAAATTAGAACCTAGACGACCCAAAGCAAATTTTGTAGCATTGTACAACTTGTTACAGAATTTACGATATCCTTCAACACGAAGGATATCAAGGTTGAGATCACGACCACCAGTAGTCAAGGAACAGAGGGTAAAACGCAAAGCGTCAGTTCCACATTGAGGTATACCCTTGGGATAGCTCAACCGTTGACCCTTTTTAGCTTTTTCGACCTCTCTGCTGTCGAGATTGCCAACCAAAAGCTTATCATGTAATGCTTGTAGAGAAATACCCTCAATGACATCTATAGGATCCACAACATTTCCCAATGATTTAGACATTTTGCGGCCTTGAGCATCACGAACGAGTGCATGACAAAATACACGTTTAAAGGGAATCTTTCCGGTTAATTTGAGACCCAACATTACCATACGAGCAATccagaagaaaagaatatcCCAACCTGTTTCCATCAGAGTAGTAGGATAGAAATTTTCATAATCGCTAGTATCCTTTGGCCAGCCAAGGGTAGAAAAAGGCCACAATCCGGAGGAGAACCAAGTATCAAGAACGTCTTCATCCTGTTCTAGTGTGAAAGACTTTCCAGGAAAAGCAGCTTTAGCTTTCTCTTCTGCTTGTTCCAAAGTACGACCAGTAACCCAATAACGGCCTTCACTTCGATCTTGAGAAGGTTCGTCAGctaaatttacaaaatagGCTGGGATACGATGACCCCACCATAATTGACGAGAAATGCACCAGTCTTGGATATTTTCCATCCAGCGAATGAATTCTCGGCGAGACATATCAGGAGCAATTTCGATTTCACCAGACTTTACAACTTCAGCTGCGGCTGCAGCCATCTCTTTTTGATTCACCCACCATTGAGGCTTCATGACTGGCTCAATAATATCCGAAGTCTTCCCACAAAGTGGAATTACCATTGGATTTTCCTTGGTACCAACAAATAAGCCGAGCTCCTTGAGTCGTTCAACAACCTTAACACGAGCAGTAAAACGCTTCATGCCAGCAAATTCTCCACAATTTTCATTGAGAAGACCATCGTCagtgaaaatattaatgaaCTCCAAATTATGACGCTTTCCAACTTCATAATCGTTAGGATCATGAGCTGGAGTGATTTTAACAGCACCGGTACCAAATTCCATATCAACGATTATGTCGTCACAGATGATAGGAATTGAACGGTTACAGAAGGGAtgttttacaaatttaCCGTGTAGGTGCTTATAACGAGGATCCTGGGGATGAACAGCAACAGCAGTATCTCCGAGAAGTGTTTCTGGACGTGTAGTAGCAATAACAATTCGTTCGTCAGAACCTTCAACGGCATAAGCGATGGAAGTCAATACACCCACTTCGACGGGTTCATCATATCCAGGGACCTTGAGCAAAGTACGGCCAGGAACGTCAACGTTTTCTACCTCAAGGTTTGATAAAGTTGTTTGTAAAGCAGTACACCAATTCACGAGACGATTAGCACGGTAGATAATATTTTCCTCATGCAAACGAACAAAGGTTTCAACAACGGCACGACTAAGATTTTCATCCATAGTAAAGGCTTCACGAGTCCAATCAAAAGAACCACCAAGTCGAGAcatttggttttttataCGGTTATGGTATTCTTCTTTCCATTCCCAAACAATGTCAACAAATTTATCACGAGGATAATCATGGCGAGTCTTCTTCTGCGTGTACCAAAGCTTCTTTTCAACAACAGATTGGGTACTTAAACCAGCATGATCGAAACCACCCAGAAACAAAACTGTTTTACCAAGCATTCTGTTCCACCGAGCTAACGAATCTTGAATAGCAATCGTAAGAGCATGGCCAATATGCAAAGCACCAGTGACATTGGGAGGAGGAGATGTAATAACAAATACGCCCTCTTTCTTAGGTTTACCATCAGGACCAAACTCGGGTTCAAAGAAACCAGACTTGACCCACCAGTCATACCAAGCAGACTCAACAGCTTTGGGATTATAGGACTTCAAAGCAGGAGAGTCCAAGTCTTGAAGGACTTTTTTCTCACCAGGAGTGGTCTTTTCGACATACTCGGCAACTGGTGAAGCAATCTTAGCCTTCTTATCAAGTTTAGGCTTTCTTGCCTCCtaataaaatgattagTAACGTTGATGCTATCTAGCTGGTAGTATTccaattgaaaatataaaggTATAAAGTCATTCACAAATgacaaatgaaaattcaaaatacTGAATACTCCAAAAATTAAGCATACCTCCTTCGCCTTCTTGGCCGCCAGCTTTGCATGATACTTTTCAAGCTTAGCCGCCTTTTGGCGTTCACGCTCTACTATATAGATGTTAGAAATGATAAGGTGATGCATATGAATTTGTATTTCAACAACTCACATTCTTTCTCGGTTTTAGGCCTAGGCTCACCAGAACCAGGTGCGGAAGAATCCTTCAATTATTAGAAACCAATTGACAAAAGTTCAACTCACCTTAGACTGAGCAGCTTCACAGCCTTTGTCTGCCATTGGAAAAGTGTGTTGTTGAAAGAATTGTTCGGGTGCAATAAAAAGTCACATAACGAACTTGTCATTAAACGTTACAAGTGATTAAAGGATTTGCATTACGCTGCACTCCCCGGTTAACGAATTTTAAGACACTTGAAATCAATAATGAATCCTTGTAAACAGCGTTCGTTATCTacatgttttttttaatatcatttaaatttttgcataTTTATTAGTATAAATTGAACAGTAGTTGGTTCTCTTTTAATTATGCTTCATCGGTCTCCTTGTTGCTGAGAGCAAAATGTTTGCACTCATCAACAAGCATGGTTTAAATGTCGTCGTTATTGCACTCTTAATAGATGGCTTTTATAGTTGATAGCTatgattttgttaatttcaagtagcaatttttaatttgatttGTTTAATCTTTGCAAATCAGCAGGAATATCAGCATCACTACAACAAATCAAGGACTATAAAGTAGGatggaaaaaagaagtcCTGAGACAAGATTCAACGTAAAGGTGCAaaagtttaataaaagaatttagTTTATAGCATTggattgttaaaaaatcgtCTTATCGACCAGTAGTATAAAAAGATGAAGTTTTATACATTAGAtacaaaaagtaataaacGAAATACGAGtcgttttatttaataaaatgagAGAAACTATTATTCACGACATCCtcttttaaatcaaatttttaaagactAAACGTACCAGGTATTAACACAGAAGAGTAATGGCAATTACACTTCGTTGGTTGTAACCCAAGGAGCTGCGATCTACCACAAAAGGACTACAGAAGTGCTTCCCTCCACCATCCTTGCGAAATAAACACGTATGAGTCTCCTtagatattttattttctttatcgGTGGATGTACATTAGCTTTGGCCTCAGGTTCGTCCTAAATAGTTTTAGATTGCGTTTATTAACCAGTTTTAGGTGTTTCATATACTGAGGCTTCAGTTTATATGTCAGGTCTCTCTggtaatgaaaatgaagtcCCTTCAATTTCTCCTTCAGATTCCAGGCTTGTATTTGCTCATAAACTGGGCGTATCACGGTTCCACAAGCTGAAATCACATAGCGGTGctagaaaaattattaatgaaatgCTCCACAGTCATTCTGagctttcttcttttttttatgcagAAAAGTCTAATACTTTTTTGACAATTGCCGGATTGGCGGAGTCTGAACTGTTTGATACTCTGAACCCTGCTTTTCGCATCTCTTCTTGTCCTTCCAGTAATGCATTTGCCAGTTTAATGTGTCGATATGAGCGTCAGCTTGATTCTTTAGATAATGGAAAAACTActgatatatatttaaatgaCATTGGCGGAGTTATATCAATTCATGATTCAACTGGCGTTTATTCACAAATAACTACTACTCCCTATAAATCTTTAGAAGATTACGAGCAGCTTTTTGGTGAGGATAAAGCTTCTATGTTTGACATATCTGTCAAGCAAGATAGAGTTTTCCTTTCTGAAATATACGCTCTAAAAATCCTTGTCGAATTTTTAAGCTCAAAATCGCAACAAGAGCGGTCCGATACCAGTATTGTTATCGGCCAATTAGTCGGATTAGAGGTATGGTTTTCTTtatgtctttttttttaacaccTTAGGCTTTGTATGAGAAATATGGTAAAGATTCAAAGATTTACCAAGTAGCTCGCGAGAATATGATGACTCTTTTGTCAATGATTAAGCAGGTATCCTCCACATATACCTTTATTTTACTTCCTCCTATCGATTCCTCCGAAACTTCTACTAGATATCATAAGCGTCAAGTAGACATGGAAGCATTCGGAGAAGAAATAGAGGAAGTCGTTGCTAGCTATGAAAAGAATTACAATGGTCGCTGTTATATATCTGAGGAAGCTTGCTCAAAGGCCACCAATGATTGTTCTGGTCATGGAAGATGTTCCAAGTATGGTCAGTTGGACTCCTGTTATGTCTGCCAATGTTCCAATTCCGTGGTTTCAAATGCTGCTGGCCAGAACAAAACTATTAGATGGGCTGGAGAAAGTTGCTCTAAGCAGGATATCTCTGTGGAgtttcaatttttcttttggttTACTATTATTGGTTTTGGACTATTAATATTTAGCATAATGTTATTGTTTAGCATTGGACAAGAAGAATTGGCTAATGTTTTGACTTCTACTGCAACAGTCATCAAGAAAACCACATAACCTATTTTTCTGCTTTAATAATTagatatttttaatgatatgTAAGAGTTGCTTCTTATGAAACCTa
This region of Schizosaccharomyces pombe strain 972h- genome assembly, chromosome: II genomic DNA includes:
- the chs2 gene encoding chitin synthase-like protein 2: MSFQNPSYINAKHRSFLQPKDTQDSQDLRNWVSHSSVDEETAYSSSTLSSSSSKSFPCYDEYDEIKSPDDQKVEYMKTLRTLEEDAFSYTDSVYDFEERSFDEHEPPIPPLHKTGVFSVPLQPTHTVNSNSDDGYENSSKNEYLDFNSEISASPVNEPMTHSQSYTSIDRLNSSSSHYSKDVPLLCGSLTIDCPTPIDLRGMLGPFMQKNPDEASFLRYSAITCQPEDMNNNGLQLRTWSTGRDIQIAVCLTLSDEDLASFAISLSSIMNNLKHLCSRSKSRVWGNESWEKVLVCVVIDGRNTVHQNVLDLLASIGVYQPHIAKGRVNGKRTLSHMYEFTSTINVDEKLNLTTATGDGNVPMQMLLCVKDRRLGTYNSHRWFLNGIASLARPKVCLFVRNGARLGPTSIYHAWKAFDVDSTIGGMCGKTSIDTGKFGFRLLNPFIASQHFDQMIHNNLRLPYDSCMGYISNALNAIYGFRYVALQDSYPNPGPLADYFEQDQYEIPRRGILQSNAFLAQEQLLFWKVITRKDAKWHLQYVPEACATIEAPNSMAGILESKKSEINSSFSLAVYVIVDFFSLWTTRHKFFRFLLLTVQSLVFAIEKLVNFFSMANFFLAFYFVCNATSYSSLNPYGNWARPLFLVFEYILICLIFSQFMLAMGNRPRSCRVLLFISTALFSIIMIYFVFCVFYISLIPLHNSDNSEIVLGNNYFTTLIFSSLLILACYAFVSLICMDPFFIFTCIVQYILLMPTRIYTEQIYALCHLDDASISKDDNQQEFNFDTGITHCSMNDEGYTTISIPKANVLNSVYNSSLKNFSSSNDTSVYHDVQDHCYRKPQSYEDHYQDIRTRYVLVWAVSNLILAIVLIQVFDGMRFINNGYMKYIFWSIVAFTAWKTMGAVTFIATKIISRIANCVKSKLYIFNDP
- the vrs1 gene encoding valine--tRNA (Val) ligase Vrs1/Vas1, giving the protein MADKGCEAAQSKDSSAPGSGEPRPKTEKELERERQKAAKLEKYHAKLAAKKAKEEARKPKLDKKAKIASPVAEYVEKTTPGEKKVLQDLDSPALKSYNPKAVESAWYDWWVKSGFFEPEFGPDGKPKKEGVFVITSPPPNVTGALHIGHALTIAIQDSLARWNRMLGKTVLFLGGFDHAGLSTQSVVEKKLWYTQKKTRHDYPRDKFVDIVWEWKEEYHNRIKNQMSRLGGSFDWTREAFTMDENLSRAVVETFVRLHEENIIYRANRLVNWCTALQTTLSNLEVENVDVPGRTLLKVPGYDEPVEVGVLTSIAYAVEGSDERIVIATTRPETLLGDTAVAVHPQDPRYKHLHGKFVKHPFCNRSIPIICDDIIVDMEFGTGAVKITPAHDPNDYEVGKRHNLEFINIFTDDGLLNENCGEFAGMKRFTARVKVVERLKELGLFVGTKENPMVIPLCGKTSDIIEPVMKPQWWVNQKEMAAAAAEVVKSGEIEIAPDMSRREFIRWMENIQDWCISRQLWWGHRIPAYFVNLADEPSQDRSEGRYWVTGRTLEQAEEKAKAAFPGKSFTLEQDEDVLDTWFSSGLWPFSTLGWPKDTSDYENFYPTTLMETGWDILFFWIARMVMLGLKLTGKIPFKRVFCHALVRDAQGRKMSKSLGNVVDPIDVIEGISLQALHDKLLVGNLDSREVEKAKKGQRLSYPKGIPQCGTDALRFTLCSLTTGGRDLNLDILRVEGYRKFCNKLYNATKFALGRLGSNFVPNKTADLTGNESLVEKWIFHRLNIAAAAMNKNMEEMNFLQATSAVHQFWLYELCDVYIENSKYLLSDGTEVQQESAKQTLYTVLDNALRLMHPFMPYVTEEMWQRLPRRPGDKTQTIVKAAFPVERVDYSNEIAAKYYESIITVVHSTRSMMAENGIKSDAVVYIHPDEEHSKLITSESASIQSLIKKCKTLSIVDNTFDSDKCVKNEVLEGSTIFLERNN
- the pst3 gene encoding SIN3 family co-repressor, Clr6 and Rpd3L histone deacetylase complex subunit Pst3, with translation MDVMNVPVDSERDNPGDKVETQSDKNHLPKASPSQSQSPVNTSLHNGDGKDNGVATEPVENKQILSERSVTRDDYEKGKTIVSSLALSSISGKDGSISSQNAEGLSSSSNRPLDVNDALSYLELVKYYFSERREIYNRFLEIMRDFKSQALDTLGVINRVSELFNGYPQLIEGFNTFLPSGYKIEVQLDSSNTSVVRVGTPMHPLPQQGVQSTLPVAPSNEDQRTMESTSPTDSQPQPSAPNLVSSTENEKPRVDFNYAIAYMNKVKARYPPNSDTYMEFLGVLRTYQKAQKSIFEVRARVAEIFKDSPDLLEEFKLFLPDNVDSTEPSTPNVQKSPNRLPPVGNFSLPPSAPVREKRNRPAHSAQISRSISKTSRMYRQTAEEPLNSYSLHVYPQKITAPTSPYAATQEELLAFTTIRQHLPDTLAFHKFLELLHLYREKLLDKTELLNSFSKLVRNDNLTLWFSEFIRWSDNPILVKNEPVDERVYLPETFECISLTYRKLPDSWKQDKCSGRDDLDNSVLNDDYISVAPKPSHVKNIMHHENQYLQALQLVEDERYDYDRVLNTTESAIKILANFCEPTIHEHLETALQELERSKRIIKNALIIVYGKEHANLALDTLFKKLPTAAPVLLKRIKTKDQEWRRSKREWSKIWRQIEKKNAQAAFDDRYCRIEGRDRRGLSYSRILRDIDDIYQRQKHRIDGAKLGFQFTQVLCDSLIFLNILRLSDAQLTNSSFYSYADKGRISAVLKALLSQFFGIPLPREALETNLASENIESVKKHRDGLSKIFIRPESADNSNNTNVSFQTDETQTEDETMSDIHPDDVENHSKSKFLGEESKNIIGYNFFGNATMYVLFRLICVCYSRLEHIKLFVESSTIYASSTGGYENILNICEKYLKGSCSRLEFRKYLQKFNNETCYMICSIERLLKVIFYRIHEILLDPKLGQLLLLFESDGANSVTTPREQMVYRNHVESILAPESKIFNMRWYPLEKRLCIQQLLPADLTMHDFENPAKAFMYYVDSYAISHITEGVDLMQVKMPFLRRSLQRISQQGYLAGRGSGRLHSLFNEHFCKSNLQLFFSTDTYVIFFEPNTENVYINSYNLWVDQSSQSKKQNRTTNWRRWLESDEGWRKSKANTDIKFFSETTLDQCIEAM